A region from the Miscanthus floridulus cultivar M001 unplaced genomic scaffold, ASM1932011v1 fs_236_3_4, whole genome shotgun sequence genome encodes:
- the LOC136530934 gene encoding ras-related protein RABC2a-like: MGSPGLGSSGGGHECSFKILLIGDSGVGKSSLLVSFVTTSHLDGDIAPTIGVDFKIKFLTVGGKKLKLTIWDTAGQERFRTITSSYYRGAQGIILVYDVTKRESFSNLSDVWTKEIEANSTNKDCIKMLVGNKVDKDDERMVTKEEGIAFAEESGCLFLESSAKTRENVEKCFEELALKILEVPSLLEEGSSSVVKRNILKQKQESHAKNGSGCC, from the exons ATGGGGTCGCCGGGTTtggggagcagcggcggcggccacgagTGCTCCTTCAAGATCCTCCTCATCGGGGACTCGGGCGTCGGCAAGAGCAGCCTCCTCGTCAGCTTCGTCACCACCTCCCACCTCGACGGCGACATCGCCCCCACCATCG GTGTGGATTTTAAAATCAAGTTCCTTACAGTTGGTGGAAAGAAACTAAAGTTGACAATATGGGATACTG CTGGCCAGGAGAGGTTTAGGACAATTACTAGTTCTTACTACAGAGGTGCTCAGGGAATTATTCTAG TATATGATGTCACAAAGAGAGAAAGTTTCTCAAATTTGTCTGATGTTTGGACTAAGGAAATAGAAGCAAACTCAACAAACAAAGACTGCATAAAAATGCTTGTTGGAAACAAAGTAGACAAG GACGATGAAAGGATGGTCACAAAAGAAGAAGGTATTGCTTTTGCTGAAGAATCTGGATGTCTGTTTCTTGAGAGCAGTGCAAAAACACGAGAAAATGTTGAGAAATGTTTTGAAGAACTTGCGTTAAAG ATTCTCGAGGTCCCTAGTCTCCTGGAGGAAGGGTCTTCTTCGGTTGTCAAGAGGAACATCCTGAAACAGAAGCAGGAGAGTCATGCAAAGAACGGTAGTGGATGCTGTTAA